The Treponema pectinovorum genome includes a window with the following:
- a CDS encoding gluconate 5-dehydrogenase: MAKAFEMKDFDLTGKVAWITGATYGIGFAIAKAYAAAGAKIVFNDRGQEQVDSGLKNYADAGIKNVHGYVCDVTKEEQVIETVKKIEKDVGVVDILVNNAGIIKRIPMHEMSAEDFRAVIDVDLNAPFIVSKAVIPSMIKKGHGKIINICSMMSELGRETVSAYAAAKGGLKMLTRNICSEYGADNIQCNGIGPGYIATPQTAPLREKQPDGSRHPFDQFIIGRTPAGRWLDPEELAGPAVFLASEASNAVNGHILYVDGGILAYIGKQPK; this comes from the coding sequence ATGGCAAAAGCATTTGAAATGAAAGACTTTGACCTTACTGGCAAAGTTGCTTGGATTACAGGCGCAACTTACGGAATTGGTTTTGCGATTGCAAAGGCGTATGCTGCCGCTGGTGCTAAGATTGTTTTTAATGATCGCGGACAAGAGCAGGTAGATAGCGGATTAAAAAACTACGCTGACGCTGGAATAAAAAATGTTCACGGATATGTTTGCGACGTAACAAAAGAAGAACAGGTTATAGAAACTGTAAAAAAGATAGAAAAAGATGTTGGAGTTGTTGATATTCTTGTAAACAATGCAGGAATCATAAAACGAATTCCAATGCACGAAATGTCTGCGGAAGACTTCCGTGCAGTTATAGATGTAGACCTTAACGCTCCTTTTATCGTATCAAAAGCAGTTATCCCTTCAATGATAAAAAAAGGTCACGGAAAAATCATCAATATCTGTTCAATGATGTCAGAACTCGGACGAGAAACTGTTTCTGCTTATGCAGCAGCAAAGGGTGGACTTAAAATGCTCACTCGCAACATCTGTTCAGAATACGGAGCAGACAACATTCAGTGCAACGGAATTGGTCCTGGATACATCGCAACTCCACAGACAGCACCATTGCGCGAAAAACAGCCAGACGGTTCACGCCATCCATTTGACCAGTTCATCATCGGTCGCACTCCAGCAGGACGCTGGTTAGATCCAGAAGAACTTGCAGGACCTGCAGTATTCTTGGCATCTGAAGCTTCAAATGCCGTAAACGGCCACATTCTCTATGTAGATGGAGGAATCCTCGCTTACATTGGTAAACAACCTAAATAA
- a CDS encoding proline--tRNA ligase, with product MKTSKFYISTLREAPAEAVISSHKLMLRAGITRKLGNGLYTYLPLGVRSLYKLENIIREEWNETAEALEFKPTVIIPGDLWKESGRWETMGAQMLKAKNRSEQDMVVSPTAEEAFTAIARDSLDSYKQLPINLYQINTKYRDEIRPRYGVMRGREFIMADGYTMNADDESLDESYKAYEKAYFRIFKRLGLKIIPVRADSGAMGGSGSQEFMVESPIGDDTLIICPNEKCGYAANVEKAECAIDFSLNKKGERPTKTEKPIELVATPNVFSIEDMEKFFDESSKMFIKALIYRVINSALDMTGATGAENWKIVKDPSGNYYPLSYVCVLIRADLDVNEAKLAATLKASEVVLAEDEEILQYAGAPHGFVGPTTAKCPLVVDYTVIKDGEAQMHNAIAGAGKEGYHIKHVEPIRDFSAYINADLRTVKEGDKCACCGSNFYIRKGNELGHIFKLGHKYTHSMNVTFLGKNGKPQEPTMGCYGIGVDRTLASIIEANNDEKGIIWPMSVAPFQVCIVPIKYEGAIKETADKIYEQLKSLGVEVLLDDRNERPGVKFADMELIGIPLRITIGEKTLPNVEFKPRQATEAELVPVEEVTQKTKQYVQQALEQLNA from the coding sequence ATGAAAACTTCAAAATTTTATATTTCAACTCTCCGAGAAGCACCAGCAGAGGCTGTAATTTCAAGCCACAAACTTATGCTTCGTGCAGGAATAACTCGCAAACTTGGAAATGGGCTTTACACTTATCTGCCACTCGGAGTTCGTTCACTTTACAAACTTGAAAACATAATTCGAGAAGAATGGAATGAAACAGCAGAAGCTTTAGAGTTTAAACCAACAGTTATAATTCCTGGAGATTTATGGAAAGAATCTGGTCGCTGGGAAACTATGGGTGCACAAATGCTCAAAGCAAAAAACCGTTCAGAACAGGATATGGTTGTTTCTCCTACTGCCGAAGAAGCCTTTACTGCAATCGCAAGGGACAGCTTGGATTCATACAAACAATTACCAATAAATCTCTATCAAATAAATACAAAATATCGCGATGAAATTCGCCCTCGATACGGTGTTATGAGGGGAAGAGAATTCATAATGGCAGACGGCTATACGATGAATGCCGATGATGAATCTTTAGACGAATCTTACAAAGCATACGAAAAAGCATATTTTAGAATTTTTAAAAGGCTCGGCTTAAAGATAATTCCAGTTCGTGCGGATTCTGGCGCAATGGGCGGTTCAGGTTCCCAAGAGTTTATGGTTGAATCCCCTATTGGCGATGATACTTTGATAATCTGCCCTAACGAAAAGTGCGGATATGCTGCAAATGTGGAAAAAGCAGAATGTGCAATAGACTTCTCTTTAAATAAAAAAGGCGAACGCCCTACAAAAACAGAAAAACCTATAGAGCTGGTTGCCACTCCAAATGTCTTTTCAATCGAGGATATGGAAAAATTCTTCGATGAATCTTCAAAGATGTTCATAAAAGCACTTATCTATCGCGTAATCAATTCTGCGCTGGATATGACAGGTGCAACTGGTGCAGAAAACTGGAAAATCGTAAAAGACCCTTCGGGAAACTATTATCCACTGTCTTATGTTTGCGTTCTTATTAGAGCAGATTTAGATGTTAATGAAGCAAAGTTGGCAGCAACCCTCAAAGCGTCAGAAGTTGTACTCGCAGAAGATGAAGAAATCTTGCAATATGCAGGCGCACCACACGGCTTTGTAGGTCCAACAACTGCAAAGTGTCCGCTCGTAGTTGACTACACAGTTATAAAAGACGGCGAAGCACAGATGCACAACGCAATAGCAGGAGCTGGCAAAGAAGGCTATCACATCAAACATGTAGAGCCAATTCGTGATTTTTCAGCTTATATAAATGCGGATTTAAGAACGGTAAAAGAAGGCGACAAATGCGCTTGCTGTGGTTCAAATTTCTACATCAGAAAAGGAAACGAACTCGGTCATATTTTTAAATTGGGACATAAATATACGCATTCGATGAATGTTACTTTCCTTGGCAAAAACGGAAAACCTCAGGAACCAACAATGGGTTGCTACGGAATAGGCGTTGACAGAACACTCGCCTCAATAATCGAAGCAAATAATGACGAAAAAGGAATAATCTGGCCAATGTCGGTTGCTCCATTCCAAGTTTGCATTGTTCCAATAAAATACGAAGGCGCAATAAAAGAAACCGCCGATAAAATTTACGAACAATTAAAATCTCTCGGCGTAGAAGTTTTGCTCGATGACCGCAATGAACGTCCTGGCGTAAAATTTGCTGATATGGAATTGATAGGGATTCCGTTAAGAATTACGATTGGCGAAAAAACTCTTCCAAATGTGGAATTCAAGCCAAGACAGGCAACAGAGGCAGAACTTGTTCCTGTTGAAGAAGTTACTCAAAAAACAAAACAATATGTTCAACAGGCTTTAGAACAGTTAAACGCTTAA
- a CDS encoding 6-phosphofructokinase: MVGNVIVGQSGGPTSVINSSLAGIYQTARDRGAKKIYGMLHGIKGLLDRQYVDLSQKIHSTMEIDLLKRTPSSYLGSCRYKLPEISKDRATYEKIFEILKELEIEYFFYIGGNDSMDTIDKLSTFAKETGSSIRFIGVPKTIDNDLAITDHTPGFGSAAKFIAATMKEIIRDGLVYDYPTVTVVEIMGRNAGWLTAASALAKADDCEGVDLIYLPEKPFNIDMFITRVKELSATGKSLVIAVSEGIKVPDGRYVFELGEHLSAQDAFGHKQLSGTAKFLAEKIQLELGIKARAIELSTLQRCAAHMSSRTDVTEAFNVGGAAVKAAFEGETGKVVVLKRISDDPYICATETHDVRDIANVEKKIPLDWIIGDDGVSKDLIHYIHPLIQAELSPIMVDGLPRHLTVNM; this comes from the coding sequence ATGGTTGGAAATGTAATTGTTGGACAGTCTGGCGGACCTACATCGGTAATCAACTCTTCGCTTGCAGGAATATATCAAACTGCAAGAGATAGAGGCGCAAAAAAAATTTACGGAATGTTGCACGGTATAAAAGGTTTACTCGACCGTCAATATGTAGACCTTTCTCAAAAAATTCATTCGACAATGGAAATTGATCTTTTAAAACGCACTCCGTCATCATATCTGGGCTCTTGTCGATATAAACTTCCAGAGATAAGCAAGGACAGGGCAACCTACGAAAAGATTTTTGAAATTCTAAAAGAACTCGAAATTGAATATTTCTTTTACATCGGTGGAAACGATTCAATGGATACCATCGATAAACTTTCGACATTCGCAAAAGAAACTGGCAGTTCCATTCGCTTTATTGGAGTTCCAAAAACAATAGATAACGACCTCGCAATAACAGATCACACTCCAGGCTTTGGTTCAGCAGCAAAATTTATCGCTGCAACTATGAAAGAGATAATCCGAGACGGTTTGGTTTACGACTACCCTACAGTTACAGTTGTCGAAATAATGGGTCGCAATGCTGGCTGGCTTACGGCTGCATCTGCTCTTGCAAAAGCCGATGATTGCGAAGGTGTCGATTTGATATATCTCCCAGAAAAACCATTCAACATAGATATGTTTATAACACGCGTAAAAGAATTATCTGCAACAGGAAAATCGCTTGTAATAGCAGTTTCAGAAGGAATAAAAGTTCCAGACGGACGCTATGTATTTGAATTGGGCGAACATCTTTCTGCACAAGATGCTTTTGGTCACAAACAACTTTCTGGGACAGCAAAATTCCTTGCAGAAAAAATTCAGCTTGAACTTGGTATAAAAGCACGTGCTATTGAACTTTCAACTTTGCAACGATGTGCAGCACATATGTCGAGCCGAACAGATGTTACAGAAGCGTTTAACGTTGGAGGAGCAGCAGTAAAAGCAGCTTTTGAAGGCGAAACTGGCAAGGTAGTCGTTTTAAAAAGGATTTCTGATGATCCGTACATTTGTGCAACAGAAACTCACGATGTAAGAGACATTGCAAATGTCGAAAAGAAAATTCCGCTCGATTGGATAATAGGCGATGACGGCGTTTCAAAAGATTTAATTCACTACATACATCCACTAATTCAAGCAGAACTAAGTCCAATAATGGTCGATGGACTTCCTCGCCATTTAACCGTAAACATGTAA
- a CDS encoding TetR/AcrR family transcriptional regulator produces the protein MAIKKSSTGKTTKQLILEAAFSFYEKPLYKDFSMSQLALKVGITKAAIYRHFVNKESLAVEMQKTFFDVLAQNILNIKKTESESEYAISKAQRLGVVNFFAENQQYINFSIRQFLQEENFGKIMHEELFKRGVKDEFKEIYKNINIEKNKKIKKFAHCFYCGLSVLFFIKARHHHFEQTGYKVPVDEFSEKLIKFLENGFRGSVKENSILYPTEISDERIKELDKICSVIPGDLPLEEKIFTAFASVIEKYGINGATVEHIAEELNMAKSSLYFYFKNKNEMIYSLLSKELNLLKTICEENFSEAKNYSEFTYINMRTEISYFLSRTTILPICGWLLQSGTEPPFHDEDDGLANNIWEAKLGNELKEIDLGFPLLPKYLTFWIGILPVLLIVLRTKHNLSEEETVQALKYMFDFVMYGADFCRE, from the coding sequence ATGGCGATAAAAAAATCATCAACTGGAAAGACAACTAAACAACTCATATTGGAAGCGGCTTTTTCTTTTTACGAAAAACCTTTGTATAAGGATTTTTCAATGAGCCAACTCGCTTTAAAAGTTGGGATAACAAAGGCTGCAATATATCGTCATTTTGTCAACAAAGAGTCGCTTGCCGTTGAAATGCAAAAAACTTTTTTTGATGTGCTGGCTCAAAATATTTTAAATATAAAAAAAACTGAAAGCGAAAGCGAATATGCAATTTCTAAAGCACAACGTTTGGGAGTGGTAAATTTTTTTGCAGAAAATCAGCAATATATAAATTTCTCTATACGCCAATTTCTTCAGGAAGAAAATTTTGGCAAAATCATGCACGAAGAACTTTTTAAGCGTGGCGTAAAAGATGAATTCAAAGAAATCTATAAAAATATAAATATCGAAAAAAATAAAAAAATAAAAAAGTTCGCACATTGTTTTTATTGTGGGCTTTCTGTTTTGTTTTTTATAAAAGCAAGGCATCATCATTTTGAGCAGACTGGTTATAAAGTTCCTGTCGATGAATTTTCTGAAAAATTGATAAAATTTTTAGAAAATGGTTTTCGAGGAAGCGTAAAAGAAAATTCGATTTTATATCCTACTGAAATTTCTGACGAAAGAATAAAAGAGTTGGATAAAATTTGTTCTGTTATTCCAGGCGATTTGCCTCTGGAAGAAAAAATATTTACGGCTTTTGCAAGCGTTATAGAAAAATACGGAATTAACGGTGCTACTGTTGAGCATATTGCAGAAGAATTGAACATGGCAAAAAGCAGCCTGTATTTTTATTTTAAAAATAAAAATGAAATGATTTATTCACTTCTTTCTAAGGAATTGAACCTTTTAAAAACGATTTGTGAGGAAAATTTTTCAGAAGCAAAAAATTATTCAGAATTTACTTACATAAATATGCGCACGGAGATTTCCTACTTTTTAAGCAGAACGACGATTCTTCCGATTTGTGGCTGGCTTTTGCAAAGCGGAACAGAACCTCCTTTTCATGATGAAGATGATGGATTGGCAAATAATATCTGGGAAGCAAAATTGGGTAATGAATTAAAAGAAATAGATTTGGGATTTCCTCTTTTGCCTAAATATTTAACTTTTTGGATTGGAATTTTGCCTGTTTTATTGATTGTGTTGCGGACAAAGCACAATTTGAGCGAAGAAGAAACTGTGCAGGCGCTAAAATATATGTTTGATTTTGTGATGTACGGTGCAGATTTTTGCAGAGAATGA
- a CDS encoding tetratricopeptide repeat protein: protein MIIKKIRYFFCFAFLLFISATFFSCSKPGDAKVEQAVTSYSAGKYDEALKLFKESLNEERRYSDELIYNFISTIYSAQSDFENAAIWMEKSLEKKSDYRGYITLGMNYQSLKDYEKAEENYLKAAQLDETRGEAWASLGMMYIEEEKSLEKAALYLEKGVEFSPSIAVIHAYLAVAYYKLGNKEKSYLEFEKAKDLKCENLDLIKEKFNCE, encoded by the coding sequence ATGATTATTAAGAAAATTCGATATTTTTTTTGCTTTGCATTTTTGCTTTTTATTTCAGCAACTTTTTTTTCCTGCTCAAAACCAGGAGATGCAAAGGTTGAACAGGCTGTAACTTCATATTCTGCCGGAAAATACGATGAGGCTCTAAAACTTTTTAAAGAATCGTTAAACGAAGAAAGGCGCTATTCTGACGAACTTATCTACAATTTTATTTCTACAATTTATTCTGCACAGAGCGATTTTGAAAATGCTGCAATTTGGATGGAAAAATCTTTGGAAAAAAAGAGCGACTATCGCGGTTATATAACACTCGGGATGAACTATCAGAGTTTGAAAGATTATGAAAAGGCCGAAGAAAATTATCTAAAAGCGGCGCAACTCGATGAAACTCGTGGCGAAGCCTGGGCCAGCCTCGGAATGATGTATATTGAAGAAGAAAAATCTTTAGAAAAAGCGGCTTTGTATCTTGAAAAAGGAGTTGAATTCTCGCCTTCGATTGCTGTTATTCACGCTTATTTGGCAGTGGCATATTACAAACTCGGCAACAAAGAAAAATCTTATTTGGAATTTGAAAAAGCAAAAGATCTAAAATGCGAAAATCTGGATTTGATAAAAGAAAAATTCAACTGTGAATAA